The nucleotide window CCGCGCCGTCGAGGGCTGGCGCATCTTCGGCTTCTGGGGGGCGCTGGGCAGCGTGCTGGCGTTCCTGTCGTACTTCCCGTACACCAAGCATATCCACATCTTCATGGCTCCGCTGAACTACGCCCTCAAGCGCCCGGTGGGCAGCGGCGTCCTGCCGCCCATGAAGGGGCTGGAAGAGGCGATGGAGGCCGAGGAACCCAAACTGGGCGCCGAGAAGCTCGAAGACCTCGAGTGGCCCCGGCTGCTCGACGCGTACTCGTGCATCCAGTGCAACCGCTGCCAGGACGTGTGCCCGGCGAACGCGACCGGCAAGGCGCTCTCGCCCGCCGCGCTCGAAATCAACAAGCGCATGGAACTCAACGTGATCGCCTCTCACCCCAGCCCCTTCACGCTGCGGCCTGCGGCGTACGAATCGGGTGCCAGCACGGCCCACCCCCTGCTGGAATTCGCCATCAACGAGGAATCGGTGTGGGCCTGCACGACCTGCGGCGCGTGCATGCAGGTGTGCCCGGTGCAGGACGAGCAGATGCTCGACATCATCGATATCCGCCGGCATCAGGTCATGGTGGCGGGCGAGTTCCCGGCACAGCTCCAGACGGCCTTCCGGGGTATGGAGCGCACCTCGAACCCCTGGGGCATCTCGCGCGACAAGCGCCTGGAGTGGGCCGAGGGTCTCAAGGTGCCCACCATCGAGGAAAATCCCGAACCCGACGTCATCTACTGGGTCGGCTGCGCGGCGGCCTACGACCCCGGCGCGCAGAAGGTGGCCCGCAGCTTCGTGCAGCTGCTCGACAAGGCAGGCGTGAACTACGCCGTGCTGGGCAAGAAGGAGGCCTGCACCGGCGACAGCGCGCGGCGCAGCGGCAACGAGTTCCTGTACCAGACCCTGGCCGCCGAGAACGTCGAGACCCTGAACACGGTGCGCCCCAAGCTGATCGTGGCGACCTGCCCGCACTGCATGAACGCCATCGGGCACGAGTACAAGCAGCTCGGCGGCGACTACCGCACGGTGCACCATACCGAGTACCTGGAGACGCTAGTGGCGGCGGGCCAGCTTCCCCTGACGGATCTGGGCGACCATGTCACCTACCACGACCCCTGCTACCTGGGCCGCCACAACGGCGTGTACGACGCGCCGCGCAACCTGATCTCGAAGATGGCCGGCGAGGTCCTGAGTCTGGAGCGGGAGCGCGACAACAGCTTCTGCTGCGGGGCGGGCGGCGCGCAGTTCTGGAAGGAAGAAGAAGAGGGCCGCGAGCGGGTCAGCGACAACCGCTTCCGCGAGTTGCAGACCCGGCTGGACACCGCCGCCGAGGCGAGCGCCGAATTCGAGCGCAGCGGCAAGGTGGTGGCCGTGGGCTGCCCCTTCTGCAAATCGATGCTGAACTCCACGCCCGAGAAGCAGAAGCGCGACGACATCGTGGTGAAGGACGTGGCCGAGCTGATGCTGGAGAGTATGCAGAAGGCGACCGGCGTGACCGTAGCCCCGACCGGCCCCGACGCCGGCGCGGCGCCTACCGAGCAGCCCGAAGTGGTCAGTGCCCCCAACGCCCAGATGCCGATGCACCGTACGGGCGACCTGCCTGCCGCCGGGGGACCGGAGCTGGCCGTGGGCGAAACGGGCGCAGACGTGCAGGGCCCCCAGCCGGGCAGCCCGGTGCAGGCGAGCGCCGACAGCGGCGTGCAGCCCGAGGCCCAGGCCGCGCACCCGGAGGCCGCCGCCCGCAAGAGCTGGAAGCCCAAACGCGACGACGTGGCCCCCCAGCCGGCTGAGACCACTACACCTGTCCCCGACGCGACTCCAACCCGTAAATCGTGGAAGCCCAAAGCGGCGGCGGACGATGTGGTGACAACCCCAGTACAGGGCGCTCCTGCCGCGCCCACCCCCGAAACGACTGGCGACCCCGGCGCGCGCAAGGCCTGGAAGCCGAAAGCTGCCCAGACGGAGGCGGCGCCGTCAGAAGCGGCACAGACCAGCGACGATGTGGCACAGGCCACCCCCACACCGCAGGCTCAGCCCGACGCCGCTTCAGCCCGCAAGGCCTGGAAGCCGAAGGCCGCAGCCGACGACGTGAGCGCCGCCCCCGTGACCCTCCCGGAACCGGCCGCCCCAGCCCCTGTCGCTGCCCCAGCTCCGGAGACGGCGGCCCCCCGCAAGGCCTGGGCCCCGAAGGCGAGAGCCGAGGCACCCGCTCCGGCAGTCTCCCCTGCCCTAAGCACCGAGGGAGCGGAGGGCGACATGACCCCAGCCCCAGCCGTGGCGGCGACCGACCCGGTACAGGCCCCGCCCAGCCAGACCCCCGAGCGCAAGAAGTGGGCCCCCAGGGCGGCCGCTCAGGCGGAGGCCGCGTCAGCCCCAGCGCCGGTAACTGCCCCGCCGGTCACGCCCAGCACCGCGGGCGCCGACGCGGCCCCGGCTGAAGCCCTCGCCGAAGCTGTAGCCCCCGCCCCCGGCAGCCGTCCCAAATGGACTCCGAAGGCCAGAACCGACGCCGCCCCAGCCACGCCTGCTGCCGCGACCGCGCTTCCCGAGCAGGAACCCATCACCGAGCACGTCCATCTGGAACAGGTCGGCGAAAACCTGCTGGAGGAAGGCGCGCGGGCGACCAGCGAACCCGGCGCGGGCGGCCGCAAGAAGTGGACGCCGAAAAAGAAGGCCTGAGCACCTGCCAAGTCCAGAGGAGAGGGGGCCGCGGCCCCCTCTCCTTTTTTGCCCCCAGGTACTGTTGGCGGCGCCGCTTTTGACAAATGCTCTAGGATGAGGGATATGACCATCGCCATCGTCACCGATTCGACGAGTGACCTGAGTCCGCAGCTGTGCGGGCAGTACGGCGTCCGCAGTGTGCCGCTGTACGTGCTGTTCGACGGCCAGATGTACCGCGACGGCCTGGACATCCGGCCCACCGAACTGTTCACGGGTGTGCGCGCCGGCAAGAAGACGCCCAGCACCTCGCAGCCCAGCCCCGCCGAGTTCTCGGCCGTGTACCGCGAGGCCCTGGACAGTGCCGACGAGGTGCTGAGCATTCACATCAGCAGTCTGCTGTCAGGCACGGTGGGCAGCGCGCAGCTCGCCGCCCAGGAGTTCGGCGGCCGGGTCACGGTGATGGACAGCCGCACGGTAACCATGAGCCTGGGCCTGCGTGTGCTGCGCGCCGCCGAACTGGCCCGCGAGGGCCGGAGCATGGCCGAGATCGTGGCCGCGCTCGACAAGGTCGCCCCGGACGCCGACCTGCGCTTCACGGTAGACACGCTGGATTTCCTGCGGATCAACGGGCGCATCGGCGGGGGCGCGGCGCTGCTCGGCAGCCTGCTGAACATCAAACCCCTGCTGGTGGTCAAGGGCGGGCGCGTCGAGAGCGGGGGGCGCGCGCGTGGCAGCAAGAAGGCGATGCAGGAACTGAGGACCCACACGGCCGACTACGTCGCGCGCCACGGCGGCGCGCGGGCCGCCTTCCTGTACACGGCGGGGGGCGAGGCGTCGGCGCAGGAACTGGCGGCCA belongs to Deinococcus sp. Leaf326 and includes:
- a CDS encoding heterodisulfide reductase-related iron-sulfur binding cluster: MLPTIHKIVFFLFALVAGGFGAWGFWRLYLRVRRGAPSTETRFDRLPERLGYALRVSLTQERTFRRRPWISTLHAFIFYGFVYYLLVNVVDGLEGYFHFSILSSNPLGAVYNVLADVLSFLVLVGVIGLVIRRFGSPSKRDFRFTEKTPIHPLIKQNYIARDGLIVSSFITFHVGSRILGNAAKMVAENREFGHYDAFQPFSSALGSALFGGLSDRAVEGWRIFGFWGALGSVLAFLSYFPYTKHIHIFMAPLNYALKRPVGSGVLPPMKGLEEAMEAEEPKLGAEKLEDLEWPRLLDAYSCIQCNRCQDVCPANATGKALSPAALEINKRMELNVIASHPSPFTLRPAAYESGASTAHPLLEFAINEESVWACTTCGACMQVCPVQDEQMLDIIDIRRHQVMVAGEFPAQLQTAFRGMERTSNPWGISRDKRLEWAEGLKVPTIEENPEPDVIYWVGCAAAYDPGAQKVARSFVQLLDKAGVNYAVLGKKEACTGDSARRSGNEFLYQTLAAENVETLNTVRPKLIVATCPHCMNAIGHEYKQLGGDYRTVHHTEYLETLVAAGQLPLTDLGDHVTYHDPCYLGRHNGVYDAPRNLISKMAGEVLSLERERDNSFCCGAGGAQFWKEEEEGRERVSDNRFRELQTRLDTAAEASAEFERSGKVVAVGCPFCKSMLNSTPEKQKRDDIVVKDVAELMLESMQKATGVTVAPTGPDAGAAPTEQPEVVSAPNAQMPMHRTGDLPAAGGPELAVGETGADVQGPQPGSPVQASADSGVQPEAQAAHPEAAARKSWKPKRDDVAPQPAETTTPVPDATPTRKSWKPKAAADDVVTTPVQGAPAAPTPETTGDPGARKAWKPKAAQTEAAPSEAAQTSDDVAQATPTPQAQPDAASARKAWKPKAAADDVSAAPVTLPEPAAPAPVAAPAPETAAPRKAWAPKARAEAPAPAVSPALSTEGAEGDMTPAPAVAATDPVQAPPSQTPERKKWAPRAAAQAEAASAPAPVTAPPVTPSTAGADAAPAEALAEAVAPAPGSRPKWTPKARTDAAPATPAAATALPEQEPITEHVHLEQVGENLLEEGARATSEPGAGGRKKWTPKKKA
- a CDS encoding DegV family protein, translated to MTIAIVTDSTSDLSPQLCGQYGVRSVPLYVLFDGQMYRDGLDIRPTELFTGVRAGKKTPSTSQPSPAEFSAVYREALDSADEVLSIHISSLLSGTVGSAQLAAQEFGGRVTVMDSRTVTMSLGLRVLRAAELAREGRSMAEIVAALDKVAPDADLRFTVDTLDFLRINGRIGGGAALLGSLLNIKPLLVVKGGRVESGGRARGSKKAMQELRTHTADYVARHGGARAAFLYTAGGEASAQELAASLSGVAFENLGAHEIGAVVATHAGPGAYGVALEPPR